A single genomic interval of Eurosta solidaginis isolate ZX-2024a chromosome 3, ASM4086904v1, whole genome shotgun sequence harbors:
- the LOC137246455 gene encoding probable methyltransferase-like protein 25, producing MSINHLRVCLEDILHFMQPHWEFVNCHMVSYLTERHWKRYVPVELQNEVPDVDSAQKCIEEVFWKSTLNEEGSGKFAEFKRLLDQCESLHLDKLNGVLTPMSSLSTELVLIDDVKQNLTINEFMSAKKRHEVELTATLVDRLIHRVQAQNCNADVFIVDAGDGKGYLSSRLALQYGHQVLGVDFQASNTENAMERNRKLQRAWNGLVNRAELHQQGLTPKRRKKKLEANIKAPLLSPRKSNERQEALYKTADAFITPDMNLAHLLQKQFTKASEKSLICLTGLHTCGNLGPTCLKLFHEQPQCRLLCNIGCCYHLLQEAFAQPEYLENETIPAFQTSIGFPMSQFLNEKRTTLGRNARMLATQSFERVCNERSTINISLFYRALLEVLICENASELKQQVQVGKIRKFQNFNEYIELCSKKISSIDPKLHWTCDTVDRVQKKFSKDEHYMHLFYLLRMAFAQVLEGLIMLDRLLFLRELGYGKSYLVSIFDAVISPRHFGIIAMKSADSGPT from the exons ATGAGTATCAATCACTTGCGTGTTTGTTTGGAAGACATTTTACATTTCATGCAACCACATTGGGAGTTCGTAAATTGTCACATGGTTAGTTATTTGACAGAAAGACATTGGAAGCGCTATGTTCCAGTGGAATTGCAGAATGAAGTGCCTGATGTGGATAGCGCGCAGAAATGCATTgaagaagttttttggaaaagcACCCTTAACGAAGAAGGAAGTGGGAAATTTGCAGAATTCAAACGATTGCTAGATCAATGTGAAAGCCTGCATTTGGATAAATTAAATGGGGTACTGACGCCAATGTCATCTTTGAGCACTGAGCTTGTTTTGATTGACGATGTGAAGCAAAATCTTACAATCAATGAATTTATGAGTGCAAAGAAGAGGCATGAA GTAGAGCTGACTGCTACTCTAGTGGATCGTCTGATTCACAGAGTGCAGGCTCAAAACTGTAATGCAGATGTTTTCATTGTGGACGCAGGTGATGGCAAAGGTTATCTATCATCGCGTCTAGCTTTGCAGTATGGACACCAGGTGCTCGGTGTTGACTTCCAAGCATCGAATACAGAAAATGCTATGGAGAGGAATCGTAAACTGCAG CGTGCTTGGAATGGCTTGGTGAATCGTGCGGAACTACATCAACAAGGATTAACCCCTAAGCGGCGCAAGAAAAAACTCGAAGCAAATATAAAAGCTCCATTGCTGTCACCAAGAAAATCAAATGAAAGACAAGAAGCACTCTACAAAACAGCAGATGCCTTCATAACACCCGATATGAATTTAGCACAtcttttacaaaaacaatttaccAAAGCCAGCGAAAAATCTCTCATTTGCTTAACTGGGCTACATACTTGCGGTAATTTAGGTCCCACCTGTTTGAAACTTTTTCACGAACAGCCGCAGTGTAGACTTTTGTGTAATATTGGCTGTTGCTATCATCTGTTGCAAGAAGCCTTTGCCCAACCAGAGTACCTTGAAAATGAAACCATACCAGCATTTCAAACATCAATCGGCTTTCCTATGAGTCAATTTCTAAATGAGAAGCGTACAACACTTGGGCGTAATGCAAGAATGTTGGCCACACAGTCTTTTGAACGAGTATGCAATGAGCGTAGCACTATCAACATTTCCCTTTTCTATCGTGCACTTCTAGAAGTATTGATATGCGAAAATGCTAGCGAACTGAAACAGCAAGTACAAGTAGGAAAAATACGCaagtttcaaaattttaatgaatatATTGAATTGTGTAGCAAAAAGATTTCATCAATTGATCCCAAATTGCATTGGACTTGTGATACTGTTGATAGagtacaaaaaaagttttcaaaggACGAGCATTAcatgcatttattttatttgcttcgCATGGCTTTTGCGCAAGTGTTAGAGGGTTTAATAATGTTGGATCGTTTGTTGTTTCTAAGGGAACTGGGATATGGAAAAAGTTATTTAGTATCGATATTCGATGCGGTTATATCACCACGTCATTTTGGAATTATAGCGATGAAGAGCGCCGATAGCGGGCCTACATAG